A stretch of the Xiphias gladius isolate SHS-SW01 ecotype Sanya breed wild chromosome 21, ASM1685928v1, whole genome shotgun sequence genome encodes the following:
- the smug1 gene encoding single-strand-selective monofunctional uracil-DNA glycosylase 1: MLDDNTAAQEPGKLAAGDGEQDLDLGESKEQGFKPVPQVNVTPSLRFLQVELELNTHLRRLTFGEPVRYIYNPLEYAWDTHRCYVEKYCRGGQRILFLGMNPGPFGMAQTGVPFGEVKSVVDWLKITGEVGHPHDEHPKRRITGLACTQSEVSGARFWGLFRRLCGEPVQFFRHCFVHNLCPLIFMSASGKNLTPPELPAAEREALLRLCDIALCQAVEALGVSMVIGVGRVAEQRARRALSAADVSVRVEGIMHPSPRNPLANKGWEEVAKAKLAELGVMSLLNEI, from the exons ATGTTAGATGACAACACCGCTGCACAGGAACCGGGTAAGCTCGCCGCTGGGGATGGAGAGCAGGATTTGGATTTGGGTGAATCAAAGGAGCAGGGGTTTAAACCGGTACCGCAGGTGAACGTGACCCCCTCGCTCAGGTTCCTGCAGGTTGAGCTGGAGCTGAACACCCACCTCCGCCGGCTCACCTTCGGCGAGCCCGTCCGGTACATCTACAACCCGCTGGAGTACGCCTGGGACACGCACCGCTGCTACGTGGAGAAGTACTGTCGGGGCGGACAAAGGATCCTGTTTTTGGGGATGAACCCCGGACCTTTCGGCATGGCACAGACTGGG GTCCCCTTTGGTGAAGTGAAGTCAGTGGTTGATTGGCTGAAGATCACAGGTGAGGTCGGTCATCCTCATGACGAGCATCCAAAGCGACGGATCACAGGACTGGCCTGTACTCAGAGTGAAGTGAGCGGTGCACGTTTTTGGGGCCTCTTCAGAAGGTTGTGTGGTGAACCAGTGCAGTTCTTCCGCCACTGCTTTGTGCACAACCTTTGCCCGCTGATTTTCATGAGTGCCAGCGGGAAGAATTTAACCCCCCCTGAGCTGCCCGCAGCTGAGCGGGAGGCGCTCCTGCGCCTGTGTGACATTGCACTGTGCCAGGCGGTGGAGGCACTGGGCGTCTCCATGGTGATCGGGGTTGGAAGGGTGGCAGAGCAGCGGGCGCGGCGAGCTCTCTCCGCTGCTGATGTCAGTGTGCGAGTCGAGGGCATCATGCATCCGTCGCCAAGGAACCCACTAGCCAATAAGGGCTGGGAGGAAGTAGCCAAAGCCAAACTGGCAGAACTGGGTGTCATGTCACTGCTGAACGAGATATGA